CGTATTTTTGAGATTTGTGTGTACAGCTATTAGGTGTATTAACATCTACTAGTTCGTTTTTTGTAGCTCAGTAATCATGATTTGTATGTATGCTTCTAAACTGTATTTTGATTATTGCGTTCAAACGCTCATAGCTATGTTGTGCCTGACGGATTCTTAAATGCAGTCATCTTTtgttaagtattttttttcatttaaaacaTAGTACTATgccataaatcaacacataatTTGTGAAGCACGCAATAATCTTGCTCTTGAagatgaaatattaaataaagaagTTTCAAGTTTTCTTAATTGTTACATTCATGCACAAAACTTGTCTTTTGAAGATGTTCAAACAACtttattttagtaaattaagtacatttttttatttcatatcatttcttattttaatgaGACAAATATCACCACAAATAAGTGTTTTTGTGCATTATCGCATGAGTCACCACCCAATCGATTTTCGATTAGCACTAATTTGAAACTTTGGATTCACATTTATGAAATCAGAAATAATATCATTACATCAAATTCTAAAATTACATACGTATACAATAAATAatacctccgtcccataaaaatatgtgtggATGAAATGACacggaaattaaaataaaattggtaaagtaagagagataaggagaatgatataattataataagagGGAAGAGAAGAATAATAGTTAAAGTAAAGTCAGTGCATATTGagatctacattattaaattgatataactttttaAAACCTCACTTTCTTCAAAGAAAAATTAAGGTTTAGATTTTAGCTAAGAATGCTACCAAATGtcatatggagtatttattataCAAAAAAGAATAATTATGAGACTCTTCCAAAGCTCACTTTCTCCACGTAGGATAAGAGTAaaagatatattttttaaagttcacAATATCAAAACCTATAAAAAGATGATTATGTAGAACCCAAAACCAGATATAATTGTGGAAATGCAAGAACACTTTTTTTTGTACTCCACTATTATAGTCTTCAGTGTTGGCATAAATgtcattaataataatattatgttaTTTCATTTTATACATGATTAATCTTCTACGAAAATGTAGAGCCATATTAAGAACTAATAACTGCTGTATTTCTTagtaaatacattaatttaatatttataaattataatatactccatattaagtttttttttttacattttaatggTATTTATGTAATCACTGTCAAAATTCTCTATATAAATCTCATTCATAACCCAGCACCGATCACAACTTCACTCTCGCAAAATGTCTGGCAATCTCTTGAAGTTGATATCTAAACACCATCCTATTGAAGATCCTCACCCGAATTCGGAAAATTCAACAGCAGAGAAACCTAAGAAGGTGCTGCAGCTGGATTTAGGTAACGGAAGTCAGGTTCTACAGATTCCGCGATTCATCTCATACCAACAATCCTGCAACTATTTCGAATTTCTCGATCAAAACATCCCTTGGACCCGACCTACCATCCGCGATTTTGCCCGCTCACATGTCCAGGTTCGATTGCTTCCCTCCTTATGACGAATCACGATTTAAGAAATTTCATATTACGAATGCTATATCGGTATTTTAGGGAATGTGGTTTAATTTTATCTGAATTTCGACAGCCGAGGGATACGTGCTATGTCGCAGTTGAAGGATTGTCGCAGCTAGTTTATAGCGGATATCATCCTCATGCTTGTTAATGTGATGAATTTCCACCACTCAAGGAAATTTTGGATATGGTGagattttcttcttcttcttcttcacacACTATACtggggttttttcttctttagttctaGACTAAAGATATCATTCCCCGTTTGTactgcattttttttttgttccggatttgggagagacgcatgaccctcatgcgtcacccattaatgaaacgcatgaccgtGATGCGTCTATGGGTAAGACGCACGAGGGTCAtgcgtttttcatttttattttattttatttgaaagacgcatgagggtcatgcgtcttagggtaaaacgcatgacactcatgcgtctctcttgtAAGCATAAATTGGCTCCGTAGCTTAGTGGTATGATTTCTGTGTTGCCATTGCGGAGACCCGGGTTCGAATCCCAAAGCCCACGCTAcaatttttttgattaattCGAATCCCAAAGGCCACACTAcaatttttttgattaatttctagtttataattatttaaaagttaattaaaaggagtattttatgcaatttctagtacataattatttaacatttttatgttaattaaaagttccaataatttatttgatAACCGTTTTGAATTGTaactaattataatttttaaatagtattttgtactagtaattacaatttttttgattaatgtctagtacataattatttaaaagttaattaaaaggagtattttatgcaatttctagtacataattatttaacatatttatgttaattaaaagTTGATTAATTTCtagtacataattatttaaaagttaattaaaatgagtattttatgtcaatttgtagtacataattatttaagatatttatgttaattaaaagttccaataatttatttaataactGTTTTGAATTGTTACTcattacaatttttaaatagtatttcgtactagtaataaaaaaaattgcaatatgGCGCTGGGATTCGAACCCGGGTCTCCACAGAGACAAACATAATTCTTACCACTAAGCTACGGAGCCAATTTATGTTTacaagagagacgcatgagtgtcatgcgttttaccctaagacgcatgaccctcatgcgtctttcaaataaaataaaaataaaatgaaaaacgcatgaccctcatgcgtcttaccCATAGACGCATCacggtcatgcgtttcattaatgggtgacgcatgagggtcatgcgtctctcccaaagccggaattaaaaaaaaacctagTACACTTAAGGAAGGTAAAAATCACTCTAGAACAAAAGAAGAATTATCCCCACTATACTGAGTAACGTTATTGGTGTTTTACTGAAAGAGAAATGCTTCAATGTTGCAAACCTAGGTTCATAAAGCTCTTCCTGGAAGCAGTTTCAATAGCTTATTGCTAAATAGGTACAAAGGAGGCAATGATTATGTTGGTTGGCATGCTGACGACGAGAAGCTTTATGGACCAACTCCTCAAATTGCTTCGGTTTCATTTGGATGTGAGTGTGATTTTCTCTTGAAGAGGAAACCAAGGTGCTTCAGGTGACCATCTCCTGGTTCAcgctttttttttgttttcctctGATTGACTGTAGGTTTAGAAGATGCATAAGTCATGTATAAGATTGTTTTGACATTTATGTTGCAGTTGCTGCTTACTACATGATTACTTGCTAGAAATGAAATGGTGTATTTCATGCTATAATCTTTCTTTACTGACAAAGTAGAAGCATTTAACTTAGCAACTTATGATCTATAATCTTGCTTTTCTCAACGTTTGGACTGACCATCAGGTTCTGAAAAGGACATCTAATTTTTCTTACAGATGTTGCTTGTCCAAAATTTTAAATGGAAAATGTCTGAGAAAAATTAGAAAGCAGACCATGATTAGCTTTACTTCAAGTGATATCAATTAAATAAGGGTAATGTTTGAAAGAAGGGGAATAAGTTTGAATGCGTTTACTTTAATTTAAACCAATCAACCCATAGTGAAGGAATTATAATTTATCTAGCTAATTTGACAACTAACAAGGTATTGCTGGCTGTATTTGTTTTAAGTTGACACTGATTTTATTTTCTCGCAGTTAAGTCCGCTGAAAGATGTGAGGGGGAACCCACTAGTAAGAGAGCAAAGAAGCTCAATAACAGTGACCAGCATGCTTTCACATTAAAGCATGGGTCTCTTCTCGTAATGAGTGGCTTCACGCAAAGGGAGTGGCTCCACTCAGTGCCCAAACGTGTGAAAGCAGATTCCACACGGATTAATCTCACCTTCAGACACATTGTATGACAGCATTGCATAGCTATCAGAGGTCTTTGGAGGACGCTAGTTGATCTTGTCATCTTGATCTGATGTGGAAATAATTGCTGTTTCAACTCCTTAATTTCCTGTTATGACTAGTAACTAACTTAACTCACCAGTCACCACTTTGCATATGCTGAGGAAGTTTTTTGGTTCAGTATCATGGCAAAATGTTTATCTGTTGGCCTCTTTTTGAGTTTTAGGGGAATCTTGGTTTTTTAAGCCCGGTGCCATGCTTTACGTTGCTATGGAATCTGATATGATGCTCATCAGGCACTTTGCTTATGagtgatttttctttttatgagAATGTATGATGTATCCAAGACACAGAGGCCTAGGAAGTTGCATGCAGGAGCATGGATGGTGAAGAAACTACTGGTTGCTTTGCAGTGGAAGCCAGTGGCTTTTTACATGTGATGTTGGTGAGTGACTAGTGACTAGTGAGCCAGAGCTGCTTTCACCGTCAGATCAATGCTAAAAAATTCCCGTGGATCTGAATACACTATAAATTCATCAAGGGCCGATGTTTCTTTGTCAATAGAACATAGTGTTGCTGTTTGTCCTAGTATTTTTGTACTTATATTCTTTCTTGCATAGTATCATCGGATGTGATAGCACGCACTGTGTGTTTTTAATCCTTCGGTTGGGTTTATAGTTTATATTTGTTCTTGGTTAACTTGTATTGTTCTACAGGCATTTTTAATGAGGTAGAATCTTAAATTAGTTATGTAtcccattctctctctctctctctctcacacacacacacacacacacacaaaattgaaaaatgatgGTGTTTCCGAGTTGGGGTGTTGGAGAAGATCTGTGATCATAACCGGAGAACCTAGGTGGGTACCGATAAGGATGAAGATGGTCCATTGCTCGACTCCACTTCCTAGACTGTTAGTAATAATTCCTCTTGTGTTTTTTCTTATATGGAGATTATCTTGCAGATAATGAACTAGTTTGTTATTTATGCGTGCAATGTCCTGTAGCGGATATCTGTTTAATTGAAATTGGTACCTTGCCTGCACATGCCGAATATGCTGAAAGAACAATTGATGTAAGATACAAAAGTTGACCCATGTGTACAACAAGAGAATGATTATGAGTGCTCTTATTATTGTTCAGCTAAAAATACTGATATGGATCACTGTTGAGACCATTTAACTGTAAATCAAATTTGGAAGCTTAACTAAAAAAAAGTGCTTCACTTGGTTGGCACAtatttttctcttcatttttcttgtgaattaCATTATACATTTATACAAGTTGCAGATCTATGATGATATCTGTCACAATATGGACATCCCGTGTTTGTCTTTTTGCATTTCTGTGCTGTTTATTTGATTCTCATGGTACTGGTGGTCCTTGTTTATTGTATTCTTTCTCTCGAAACATGAATGGTAATGCATTAATGTCGGCAAGTACATGCAATGACTAGATGTTTTGCTAGTTTCTTCACATGCTAGAAGTATATAATCTATCTTAACATATAAGCTAACGCAGCTAAGATAATTGATTGGCATGTGACAGAAGCGGGCATACAACCCTGATCCTTTCGAAGGAATAGGGCTTCAAACAAGGGTAAGTTGATTATTATCACTACCCCATTCAAAAGAATCTGTAATGCACAAGAATCCAAATCTATGGCTGGCTTCTTGATAATGATGCTTCTGGCAATAGAGATTGATGTAAGGAGATTGAACAGCGCAATTGTTGCTAAAATGATGAACATTGATGAAGCTGTGCCGAATTCCATCATCTCTTGCTCAAATCTTTTAGAAACATCATCGTCCACATTTTTCCCTGTGATTACAAAATTCAACTCTGCGAAGCCCAAGTACCTCATGATTATTTGACAGAACCCAAAAAGATAACTGGTAACTCTCTTGTACAGCCACATTCTCTGATCATTATACCATCCCTTTAGTGTGCCTCCACAGCTGAGAAACTCTCCCAGACTGTAAGTGTATTTTGCTACGAGAATATATGCATATGGTAGAATCCAGTTGCTTGAAAACTGTGGCAAAAATCAGTGCATTTTCTCGAAGGATAAAAAGTGATTGTTCTGAAAATATCTAAATGTTGATGCATACCTGTGGAAACAAATTGATTCCCTTCAGGAGACAAAAGGTTGGCACAGTTACATAGTATAACGTAGCCAAACAGTTTGCTCCCCACAGGTTGTAGCAGATATATGATATTTGAAGTTGTATTGGGATCTTTCCATGGCCATATATTAAAGAACAATATTTTGACAGGAATATCTGTAAGAAACCTTCTGACCATCGAGTTTGCTGAATTAGTGAACTTAACAGCGTCACAGGAGCTACTCCCAAGAAGCCTTTCCTCCCTGGGTTAAAGTAGACAGATCTCCATCCCTTGCATTGTATTGATAATCCAGTAACCACATCTTCAGAAGGACATCCATACTTCAACCCCATCTGTAAGTAACTATCTTTGTATCAGATTTGCTAGAGATTGTGGTCACGTCCTTAACGACTCCCGTGTATACTTTCATAAAATTTGGCTGTTCTTAGCCATATAATATacgaaaaaaaatttacatgaTATGTAtggtgtgtatgtgtgtgtgtgcacGTGCACAAAAAGATAGTGGGAGAGAACCTCCGTGCCCCAGGATGAGTTCTCTTCATAGCTACAGTTTGCTAACTTGGTTGTTTCCTCTAGTAGATTTTCTATTTCTGGTTCCTGTATCTCATTCACTAGTTTCCAGTTGATGTGAGACCCCTTCTCGTACTTCTTCCCAGTTAGAGCGTCTCTTTGGTGGAAACAGCAACTACCAATGTATAGTGGCCCTCCATGTGCATCCAAGGCTAGAAGCTCTACCTTCAGTTATCAGTAAACCATTATGGTAAGTTCTCCTTCTATCAATCTATACGAGTATGAATCTAAGTAACTTGCAGCGTTATTAACTCTTACTCCATTGGGCACTCTCAAATAACTTCCATAAAGATCATTCTTTGTTATGTTATCGAAATGCTGAGGAAACTGCACATAGGCAATGTCATGACCCTGTTTGTCATCCATGAAGAAGCATAATGCATCTCTCACAGATTGTGAGTTGTTTGAGTAATGATCGCAATCTAGATTGAGAATTATTGGGCCGTTGCTTATCCTAGATGACACCCTTATCTGCTTAATTCCGTGAGAGTATATCCATTAAACATGAACTTATGCTAGATAGGTAAAAAGAAGAATGCTATAAGCTCATCGTACTTACTAAGGCATTCATTGCTCCAGCTTTGAAGTTATGGGGGTACCCAGGTCTCTTCTCACGTGCCAAATATACAAGCATTGGCAAAGGTTTCCCCTCTATGTCCACTTCTTTGTTACCCCTCCCGTCAATTAGCACCTGAAACGCCACAAAATGAAATCACGCTTAGAGACGTTCTGCTTAACTAACTCTGTGGAATGCTTTTATATGCAGATGAACTCTTTGTACGTACTTGAAGAATGGTGTGGTGGTTGGTTCTGCTTGCGCCCGATTCCCATTCACGAAGTCCTTTGTGGTGCTTCCTCAAATGATCAGGAACTCTCCCCAGCTTCATTATGTCAGTAATTCCCTCCTCCATTTCGTTATACAACCTCTGTCgataaggaaaacaaaaaaaacaagatGAATCTGAATCAGATTTCAAGCTGATGTCAAGAATTGGGAGCATTACATACCTTGACTTCCCTCCATTCTTTGGCAAAAGTAGGGTCATCACTGGGTACTTGTTTAACAGCAGAGAAGTAAGCTTTAGGGGCCCGCAGCTCGACATTAAAGCTCTTACAAAATGGCAGCCATACTCTGGAAAACTTTGAAGCTTCATAAAGAGCGTAGAACACCAAGTCAGAGCACCCGTCATCAGAAAGATACACGCTCAGCTTCTCGGGAGGGTAATCATACGCCATCACTGACAGCACAGTGTCAGCCACCATCAGTGGCGGCTCCAGTTGAGGGTCTGCTGTGCTTACAAATATGTCTATGCGTGGAAGGTCGTCCCCGTGTCTGCATGAAAAGCTTTTCTGTCAGTTTTTGGTTTgatggtttggtttggtttggtttggtttggtttggtttggttttgtACCTGCGGGAGAGCCTGTCTTTGAAGGTGTAGCGGGAGACAGCTCGATAGCGAACAAATTGAGCGATGATCCAGTAGATGATGAACCAGAGCTCTGCCATGGAAATGCCAATCCACGCCCATCTTGTCAGTCCAGTTTGCTGTGGGAAGTGCATCACTCTGTAGATGAATATGAATGATATGGAGACCGCCATAGAAATCGCGTAAAACCAGTAAACTCCGCGCCATTTGCCCGCCTTGCTCTCAAACAGTGGCATGTAATCATTTTTCTCCATATCCCTTTTCTCTGTATTTCTCTACTAATTGTGCTTGGAAATATGGTTTGATAATTTGTCTCCATTCCaatgtatttttataaaaataaatccaTGAGGAATGTCGTTTTGTGGAAGAGGTGTGCGGACTTTTCTCTCCAGTGTTGTATTTGTCGTGACATCTTTGGTAGTTGCGTCTTAAAATTGCTTCTTTTTCCATATTATTGGAATCCTGAatttgagtttatttaaatgTGTGGTGCAGTTGAATTATTCTATTTCAAGTGACGAAACTGAGACGAATTTCGTAGGATGCTGTTGATCTTGCTCTGATGTGGAAATTATTGGCCTTTCAACTCCTTAACTAACTTATCTTTACCAATTTGCATATATTGAGGATGCTTTTTTGGCTCAAAATGTGGATCTGTTGGCCTCTTTTTGAGTATGATTTTATGTAGTTACGCAGCCATTTTTAATGATGCAGTCTCTTAAATTAgcttctctctttttctctcatACACACAATTGAAAGATTATGGTATTTTTTTGAGTTGGGGTGTTGGAGATGATCTAGAGATCAAATCCGGAGAAGCTGATACAATTACACTTTCAATTGAgttaatattgaaaattttctcaaaattcaGATTAAAGTACTACAAAATTGGTCTCATATATTTGTCCAAAAAATCTTTTTGGTCTTACACGTCAAGTTTGTTAGCTTTTGATTTCAAACATTATATTTCAGTCCATATTTATCCCATGCATTTGCATAAAAAACTTGCTTTGATTCTAGATAACGTGTTttgatccatatttaaactCATAAACCAAGTTAAAACTAGTTGACCATTAAGTTTTAATGAAATTGTTTAATATGAATCAAAACATAAATCAAAAGTAACAAACTTAACGTGTAT
This DNA window, taken from Salvia splendens isolate huo1 chromosome 18, SspV2, whole genome shotgun sequence, encodes the following:
- the LOC121777404 gene encoding cellulose synthase-like protein E1 isoform X2 encodes the protein MEKNDYMPLFESKAGKWRGVYWFYAISMAVSISFIFIYRVMHFPQQTGLTRWAWIGISMAELWFIIYWIIAQFVRYRAVSRYTFKDRLSRRHGDDLPRIDIFVSTADPQLEPPLMVADTVLSVMAYDYPPEKLSVYLSDDGCSDLVFYALYEASKFSRVWLPFCKSFNVELRAPKAYFSAVKQVPSDDPTFAKEWREVKRLYNEMEEGITDIMKLGRVPDHLRKHHKGLREWESGASRTNHHTILQVLIDGRGNKEVDIEGKPLPMLVYLAREKRPGYPHNFKAGAMNALIRVSSRISNGPIILNLDCDHYSNNSQSVRDALCFFMDDKQGHDIAYVQFPQHFDNITKNDLYGSYLRVPNGVELLALDAHGGPLYIGSCCFHQRDALTGKKYEKGSHINWKLVNEIQEPEIENLLEETTKLANCSYEENSSWGTEMGLKYGCPSEDVVTGLSIQCKGWRSVYFNPGRKGFLGVAPVTLLSSLIQQTRWSEGFLQIFLSKYCSLIYGHGKIPIQLQISYICYNLWGANCLATLYYVTVPTFCLLKGINLFPQFSSNWILPYAYILVAKYTYSLGEFLSCGGTLKGWYNDQRMWLYKRVTSYLFGFCQIIMRYLGFAELNFVITGKNVDDDVSKRFEQEMMEFGTASSMFIILATIALFNLLTSISIARSIIIKKPAIDLDSCALQILLNGVVIIINLPLFEALFLRKDQGCMPASVTCQSIILAALAYMLR
- the LOC121777404 gene encoding cellulose synthase-like protein E1 isoform X3, giving the protein MEKNDYMPLFESKAGKWRGVYWFYAISMAVSISFIFIYRVMHFPQQTGLTRWAWIGISMAELWFIIYWIIAQFVRYRAVSRYTFKDRLSRRHGDDLPRIDIFVSTADPQLEPPLMVADTVLSVMAYDYPPEKLSVYLSDDGCSDLVFYALYEASKFSRVWLPFCKSFNVELRAPKAYFSAVKQVPSDDPTFAKEWREVKRLYNEMEEGITDIMKLGRVPDHLRKHHKGLREWESGASRTNHHTILQVLIDGRGNKEVDIEGKPLPMLVYLAREKRPGYPHNFKAGAMNALFPQHFDNITKNDLYGSYLRVPNGVRVELLALDAHGGPLYIGSCCFHQRDALTGKKYEKGSHINWKLVNEIQEPEIENLLEETTKLANCSYEENSSWGTEMGLKYGCPSEDVVTGLSIQCKGWRSVYFNPGRKGFLGVAPVTLLSSLIQQTRWSEGFLQIFLSKYCSLIYGHGKIPIQLQISYICYNLWGANCLATLYYVTVPTFCLLKGINLFPQFSSNWILPYAYILVAKYTYSLGEFLSCGGTLKGWYNDQRMWLYKRVTSYLFGFCQIIMRYLGFAELNFVITGKNVDDDVSKRFEQEMMEFGTASSMFIILATIALFNLLTSISIARSIIIKKPAIDLDSCALQILLNGVVIIINLPLFEALFLRKDQGCMPASVTCQSIILAALAYMLR
- the LOC121777404 gene encoding cellulose synthase-like protein E1 isoform X1 — translated: MEKNDYMPLFESKAGKWRGVYWFYAISMAVSISFIFIYRVMHFPQQTGLTRWAWIGISMAELWFIIYWIIAQFVRYRAVSRYTFKDRLSRRHGDDLPRIDIFVSTADPQLEPPLMVADTVLSVMAYDYPPEKLSVYLSDDGCSDLVFYALYEASKFSRVWLPFCKSFNVELRAPKAYFSAVKQVPSDDPTFAKEWREVKRLYNEMEEGITDIMKLGRVPDHLRKHHKGLREWESGASRTNHHTILQVLIDGRGNKEVDIEGKPLPMLVYLAREKRPGYPHNFKAGAMNALIRVSSRISNGPIILNLDCDHYSNNSQSVRDALCFFMDDKQGHDIAYVQFPQHFDNITKNDLYGSYLRVPNGVRVELLALDAHGGPLYIGSCCFHQRDALTGKKYEKGSHINWKLVNEIQEPEIENLLEETTKLANCSYEENSSWGTEMGLKYGCPSEDVVTGLSIQCKGWRSVYFNPGRKGFLGVAPVTLLSSLIQQTRWSEGFLQIFLSKYCSLIYGHGKIPIQLQISYICYNLWGANCLATLYYVTVPTFCLLKGINLFPQFSSNWILPYAYILVAKYTYSLGEFLSCGGTLKGWYNDQRMWLYKRVTSYLFGFCQIIMRYLGFAELNFVITGKNVDDDVSKRFEQEMMEFGTASSMFIILATIALFNLLTSISIARSIIIKKPAIDLDSCALQILLNGVVIIINLPLFEALFLRKDQGCMPASVTCQSIILAALAYMLR
- the LOC121777404 gene encoding cellulose synthase-like protein E1 isoform X5 codes for the protein MEKNDYMPLFESKAGKWRGVYWFYAISMAVSISFIFIYRVMHFPQQTGLTRWAWIGISMAELWFIIYWIIAQFVRYRAVSRYTFKDRLSRRHGDDLPRIDIFVSTADPQLEPPLMVADTVLSVMAYDYPPEKLSVYLSDDGCSDLVFYALYEASKFSRVWLPFCKSFNVELRAPKAYFSAVKQVPSDDPTFAKEWREVKRLYNEMEEGITDIMKLGRVPDHLRKHHKGLREWESGASRTNHHTILQVLIDGRGNKEVDIEGKPLPMLVYLAREKRPGYPHNFKAGAMNALVELLALDAHGGPLYIGSCCFHQRDALTGKKYEKGSHINWKLVNEIQEPEIENLLEETTKLANCSYEENSSWGTEMGLKYGCPSEDVVTGLSIQCKGWRSVYFNPGRKGFLGVAPVTLLSSLIQQTRWSEGFLQIFLSKYCSLIYGHGKIPIQLQISYICYNLWGANCLATLYYVTVPTFCLLKGINLFPQFSSNWILPYAYILVAKYTYSLGEFLSCGGTLKGWYNDQRMWLYKRVTSYLFGFCQIIMRYLGFAELNFVITGKNVDDDVSKRFEQEMMEFGTASSMFIILATIALFNLLTSISIARSIIIKKPAIDLDSCALQILLNGVVIIINLPLFEALFLRKDQGCMPASVTCQSIILAALAYMLR
- the LOC121777404 gene encoding cellulose synthase-like protein E1 isoform X4; this encodes MEKNDYMPLFESKAGKWRGVYWFYAISMAVSISFIFIYRVMHFPQQTGLTRWAWIGISMAELWFIIYWIIAQFVRYRAVSRYTFKDRLSRRHGDDLPRIDIFVSTADPQLEPPLMVADTVLSVMAYDYPPEKLSVYLSDDGCSDLVFYALYEASKFSRVWLPFCKSFNVELRAPKAYFSAVKQVPSDDPTFAKEWREVKRLYNEMEEGITDIMKLGRVPDHLRKHHKGLREWESGASRTNHHTILQVLIDGRGNKEVDIEGKPLPMLVYLAREKRPGYPHNFKAGAMNALFPQHFDNITKNDLYGSYLRVPNGVELLALDAHGGPLYIGSCCFHQRDALTGKKYEKGSHINWKLVNEIQEPEIENLLEETTKLANCSYEENSSWGTEMGLKYGCPSEDVVTGLSIQCKGWRSVYFNPGRKGFLGVAPVTLLSSLIQQTRWSEGFLQIFLSKYCSLIYGHGKIPIQLQISYICYNLWGANCLATLYYVTVPTFCLLKGINLFPQFSSNWILPYAYILVAKYTYSLGEFLSCGGTLKGWYNDQRMWLYKRVTSYLFGFCQIIMRYLGFAELNFVITGKNVDDDVSKRFEQEMMEFGTASSMFIILATIALFNLLTSISIARSIIIKKPAIDLDSCALQILLNGVVIIINLPLFEALFLRKDQGCMPASVTCQSIILAALAYMLR